One stretch of Priestia megaterium DNA includes these proteins:
- a CDS encoding dihydrolipoamide acetyltransferase family protein, translating into MAIEKITMPQLGESVTEGTISKWLVSVGDHVNKYDPLAEVMTDKVNAEVPSSFSGTIKELIAGEDDTLPVGEVICLIEVEGTVPQKEQKTSDKTVEESAPKTADSQSNKSRYSPAVMRLSQEHNINLDTVTGTGAGGRITRKDILAVIEKGGAAEVKETPASTVQPEAPVAAAAPKTQQSAPVVSAAGDQEIPVSGVRKAIAANMLRSKHEIPHAWTMVEVDVTNLVSYRDALKTEFKQKEGFNLTYFAFFVKAVAQALKEFPQMNSMWAGDRIVQKKDINVSIAVATDDALFVPVIKQADEKTIKGIAREITELAQKVRTGSLKSEDMQGGTFTVNNTGSFGSVQSMGIINYPQAAILQVESIVKRPVIIDNMIAVRDMVNLCLSLDHRVLDGLVCGRFLARVKEILESTSKENTSVY; encoded by the coding sequence TTGGCTATTGAAAAAATTACGATGCCGCAGCTCGGTGAAAGTGTAACAGAAGGTACAATTAGCAAATGGCTCGTTTCTGTTGGAGATCACGTAAATAAGTACGACCCGTTAGCTGAAGTCATGACGGATAAAGTAAATGCTGAAGTGCCTTCTTCTTTTAGTGGAACAATTAAAGAGTTAATTGCAGGTGAAGATGATACTTTGCCTGTAGGAGAAGTGATTTGTTTAATTGAAGTAGAAGGAACTGTACCTCAAAAAGAACAGAAAACGTCTGATAAGACTGTAGAAGAATCAGCGCCAAAAACAGCGGACAGTCAATCCAATAAAAGCCGATACTCTCCAGCTGTTATGCGTCTGTCACAAGAGCATAATATTAATTTAGATACCGTGACAGGAACAGGTGCGGGCGGCCGCATTACGAGAAAAGATATTTTAGCTGTTATTGAAAAAGGTGGAGCTGCTGAAGTGAAAGAAACACCTGCATCAACAGTTCAGCCAGAAGCACCCGTAGCGGCAGCTGCTCCAAAAACGCAGCAATCCGCGCCGGTTGTGTCTGCAGCAGGAGATCAAGAAATCCCTGTTTCAGGCGTGCGTAAAGCTATTGCAGCAAATATGCTTCGCAGCAAACACGAAATTCCGCATGCATGGACAATGGTTGAAGTTGATGTAACGAACTTAGTTTCTTATCGTGATGCATTAAAGACGGAGTTCAAACAAAAAGAAGGTTTTAACTTAACTTATTTTGCGTTCTTCGTAAAAGCAGTGGCTCAGGCTTTAAAAGAATTCCCTCAAATGAATTCAATGTGGGCAGGAGACCGTATTGTCCAGAAAAAAGATATTAATGTATCCATTGCTGTTGCAACAGACGATGCTTTATTTGTGCCGGTTATTAAACAAGCCGATGAAAAGACAATCAAAGGCATTGCGCGTGAAATTACAGAGCTCGCGCAAAAAGTTCGTACGGGTTCATTGAAGTCTGAAGACATGCAGGGCGGAACGTTTACTGTTAACAACACAGGCTCATTTGGTTCCGTGCAATCAATGGGGATTATTAATTACCCGCAAGCGGCTATTTTACAAGTAGAATCTATTGTAAAACGTCCGGTTATTATTGATAACATGATTGCTGTTCGAGATATGGTTAACTTATGTTTATCACTTGATCACCGCGTGTTAGACGGCTTGGTGTGCGGCAGATTCTTGGCAAGAGTTAAAGAGATTTTAGAATCTACTTCTAAAGAGAATACGTCCGTCTATTAA
- the lpdA gene encoding dihydrolipoyl dehydrogenase, with amino-acid sequence MAKEYDLVILGGGTGGYVAAIRASQLGLSVAVVEKNKLGGTCLHAGCIPSKALLRSAEVYQTAKKSSEFGVETSNVLLNYARVQERKSEIVSQLHNGVKQLMKKGKIDVYEGIGRILGPSIFSPMPGTISVELKSGEENEMLIPKNVIVATGSRPRTLPGLTIDGEKVITSDEALKMETLPASIIIVGGGVIGIEWASMLTDFNVDVTVVEYSDRILPTEDQDISREMTKLLKAKGVTIITSAKVMADTLSIGGQVKISAQVGDDMQEYEAEKLLVSVGRQANVEGIGLENTDIVVENGVIATNDFYQTKESHIYAIGDVIGGLQLAHVASHEGIVAVEHLHGEKPLKIDYTTISKCVYSSPEAASVGLTEQEAKQQGFQLKIGKFPFKAVGKALVYGEAEGFVKIIADADTNDVLGVHMIGPHVTDMISEAGLAKVLDATPWEIAHTIHPHPSLSEAMGEASLAVDGKAIHF; translated from the coding sequence GTGGCAAAAGAATATGATTTGGTCATTCTCGGCGGTGGAACCGGAGGGTACGTAGCAGCTATTCGTGCCTCTCAGTTAGGTCTATCGGTAGCGGTTGTGGAAAAAAATAAGTTAGGCGGCACATGCCTGCACGCAGGGTGTATCCCAAGCAAAGCTTTACTAAGAAGTGCAGAAGTCTATCAAACGGCTAAGAAAAGCAGTGAATTTGGCGTAGAAACTTCCAATGTACTATTGAACTATGCACGTGTACAAGAACGAAAGTCAGAAATTGTTTCACAGTTACATAATGGTGTCAAACAGCTAATGAAAAAAGGTAAAATTGACGTATATGAAGGAATTGGACGTATTTTAGGACCTTCTATTTTTTCTCCTATGCCAGGAACCATCTCCGTCGAATTAAAAAGCGGTGAAGAAAACGAAATGCTTATTCCAAAGAATGTAATTGTCGCAACAGGGTCTCGTCCTAGAACATTACCTGGTTTAACGATTGACGGAGAGAAAGTAATCACTTCAGATGAAGCATTAAAGATGGAAACACTTCCTGCTTCTATTATTATTGTGGGAGGCGGCGTCATCGGAATTGAATGGGCGTCAATGCTCACAGATTTTAATGTTGATGTAACGGTTGTTGAATACAGCGATCGAATTTTACCAACAGAAGATCAAGATATCTCCCGTGAAATGACGAAGCTTTTAAAAGCAAAAGGAGTTACCATTATTACTTCTGCTAAAGTAATGGCTGATACACTGTCTATTGGTGGTCAGGTGAAAATTTCGGCTCAAGTAGGAGACGATATGCAAGAATATGAAGCAGAAAAGCTGCTTGTATCTGTAGGGCGTCAAGCGAATGTCGAAGGAATTGGTCTCGAGAATACCGATATTGTAGTAGAAAACGGTGTGATTGCCACGAATGATTTTTATCAAACGAAAGAATCTCATATCTACGCAATTGGAGATGTGATTGGCGGACTGCAGCTTGCACATGTAGCTTCTCACGAAGGAATTGTAGCTGTTGAGCATTTACATGGTGAAAAGCCTTTGAAGATTGATTATACAACAATCTCTAAATGCGTATACAGCAGCCCGGAGGCAGCAAGTGTAGGATTAACAGAACAAGAAGCAAAACAGCAAGGGTTTCAGCTGAAGATTGGAAAGTTTCCGTTTAAGGCCGTTGGAAAAGCTCTTGTATATGGAGAGGCAGAGGGATTTGTTAAAATTATTGCTGATGCCGACACAAATGATGTCCTTGGTGTGCATATGATTGGACCTCACGTGACGGATATGATCTCTGAAGCAGGTCTTGCAAAGGTATTGGATGCTACACCATGGGAAATTGCTCATACCATTCATCCTCACCCTAGCCTTTCAGAAGCGATGGGAGAAGCTTCATTAGCTGTAGATGGAAAAGCGATTCATTTTTGA
- a CDS encoding alpha-ketoacid dehydrogenase subunit beta encodes MPVISYIDAVTMAIREEMERDSRVFVLGEDVGKKGGVFKATNGLYEQFGEERVIDTPLAESAIAGVGIGAAMYGMRPIAEMQFADFIMPAVNQIVSEAAKIRYRSNNDWSCPITIRAPYGGGVHGALYHSQSVEALFANTPGLKIVMPSTPYDVKGLLKAAIRDDDPVLFFEHKRAYRLIKGEVPEDDYVLPIGKADVKREGDDITVITYGLCVHFALQAAEKLEADGISTHILDLRTVYPLDKEAIIEAASKTGKVLLLTEDNKEGSIMSEVAAIIAEHCLFDLDAPIQRLAGPDVPAMPYAPTMEKYFMVNPDKVEKAMRELAQF; translated from the coding sequence ATGCCGGTTATTTCATATATTGATGCAGTAACAATGGCCATTCGTGAAGAAATGGAAAGAGATTCCCGCGTGTTTGTATTAGGAGAAGACGTAGGGAAAAAAGGCGGCGTATTTAAAGCAACCAACGGACTGTACGAACAGTTCGGAGAAGAAAGAGTCATTGACACACCTCTTGCAGAGTCGGCCATTGCAGGGGTAGGAATCGGAGCGGCAATGTACGGAATGCGTCCGATTGCTGAAATGCAATTTGCTGATTTTATTATGCCTGCAGTCAATCAAATTGTGTCAGAAGCAGCGAAAATTCGCTATCGTTCTAATAATGATTGGAGTTGTCCAATTACAATTCGAGCTCCTTACGGCGGCGGAGTTCACGGTGCTCTTTATCATTCTCAATCTGTTGAAGCACTATTTGCCAATACGCCAGGGTTAAAGATTGTGATGCCTTCTACGCCTTATGATGTAAAAGGATTATTAAAAGCAGCTATTCGTGATGATGATCCAGTTCTTTTCTTTGAGCATAAGCGTGCGTACCGTTTGATTAAAGGAGAAGTCCCTGAAGATGATTATGTACTTCCGATTGGCAAAGCAGATGTAAAGAGAGAAGGAGACGACATCACGGTTATTACATATGGTCTTTGTGTACACTTTGCTCTTCAAGCTGCTGAAAAACTAGAAGCAGACGGTATTTCAACACACATCTTAGATTTAAGAACGGTCTATCCGCTTGATAAAGAAGCTATTATTGAAGCAGCCTCTAAAACAGGTAAAGTACTGCTTTTAACGGAAGACAACAAAGAAGGCAGCATCATGAGCGAAGTAGCAGCTATTATTGCTGAACACTGCTTATTCGATTTAGATGCTCCAATTCAGCGCCTTGCTGGCCCTGATGTTCCAGCTATGCCGTATGCACCAACAATGGAAAAATATTTTATGGTGAATCCAGATAAAGTAGAAAAAGCAATGAGAGAATTAGCTCAATTTTAA
- a CDS encoding thiamine pyrophosphate-dependent dehydrogenase E1 component subunit alpha, which produces MTKNRHESLGLTDEQVLEMYRTMLLARKIDERMWLLNRAGKVPFVISCQGQEAAQVGAAFALNRENDYILPYYRDLGVVLAFGMTARDLMLSGFAKAEDPNSGGRQMPGHFGHKEKRIVTGSSPVTTQVPHAVGIALAGRLEKKDLVTFVTFGEGSSNQGDFHEGANFAGVHKLPVIFMCENNKYAISVPVEKQLGCAKVSDRAIGYGMPGYTIDGNDVLEVYRVVKEARDRASRGEGPTLIETVSERLTAHSSDDDDRAYRGAEELSEAKKSDPLAYFATYLKEVNVLTDEREKQMLDDIMNIVNDATDYAENAPYAEAESALKYVYGE; this is translated from the coding sequence ATGACAAAAAACCGTCATGAATCATTAGGATTAACTGATGAACAAGTACTTGAAATGTACCGCACTATGCTGCTTGCACGAAAAATTGATGAGCGTATGTGGCTATTAAATCGTGCAGGGAAGGTGCCTTTTGTTATTTCATGTCAAGGTCAAGAAGCTGCTCAAGTTGGCGCAGCTTTTGCCTTAAACAGAGAGAATGATTACATATTACCTTATTACCGCGATCTGGGTGTTGTGCTAGCATTTGGAATGACCGCGCGCGATTTAATGCTTTCTGGGTTTGCTAAGGCAGAAGATCCAAACTCAGGAGGTCGTCAAATGCCAGGTCACTTTGGCCATAAGGAAAAGCGAATTGTAACAGGATCTTCTCCAGTTACAACACAGGTGCCTCATGCAGTAGGAATCGCTTTAGCAGGACGATTGGAGAAAAAAGACTTAGTAACGTTTGTCACGTTTGGAGAAGGATCTTCTAACCAAGGAGATTTCCACGAAGGCGCGAACTTTGCAGGTGTTCATAAGCTTCCTGTTATCTTTATGTGTGAAAATAACAAGTATGCGATTTCTGTTCCGGTTGAAAAGCAGCTAGGATGCGCAAAAGTATCTGATCGTGCGATTGGATATGGTATGCCAGGCTACACAATTGATGGAAACGACGTCCTTGAAGTATACCGAGTGGTAAAAGAAGCAAGAGATCGTGCATCCAGAGGAGAAGGGCCTACTCTTATTGAAACTGTTTCAGAGCGTTTGACTGCCCATTCAAGTGATGACGATGATCGTGCATATCGCGGAGCAGAAGAATTGTCTGAAGCTAAAAAGAGTGATCCGCTTGCGTACTTTGCGACTTATTTAAAAGAGGTTAACGTGTTAACCGATGAACGAGAAAAACAAATGCTTGATGATATTATGAACATTGTTAATGATGCAACAGATTATGCTGAAAACGCTCCTTATGCAGAAGCGGAATCAGCTTTAAAATACGTGTACGGTGAGTAA